In one window of Desulforhabdus amnigena DNA:
- a CDS encoding type II toxin-antitoxin system VapB family antitoxin, whose protein sequence is MATNLAIDDKLIEEARRIGKHATKKGVVTEALLEYIQRRKQIEILDLFHSVDYDPDYDYKEQRKKP, encoded by the coding sequence ATGGCGACAAATCTGGCTATTGATGACAAACTGATTGAAGAAGCCCGCCGCATCGGCAAACATGCGACAAAGAAGGGCGTGGTCACTGAAGCGCTCCTTGAATACATCCAGCGCCGCAAGCAGATCGAGATCCTCGATTTATTCCATTCCGTCGACTATGATCCGGATTACGATTACAAGGAACAGCGCAAGAAACCATGA
- the vapC gene encoding type II toxin-antitoxin system VapC family toxin, producing MKVLVDTCVWSMALQRSDGSDGPEVAELMELVKELRVQLIGPVRQEILSGIKSLDQFTKLRDHLRPFPDLELTSRDFETAAEFYNLCRCKGVQGSNTDFLICAVAVRHQMPIFTTDADFNFFQQHLPIKLYRSRMAS from the coding sequence ATGAAAGTCCTTGTCGATACCTGTGTCTGGTCTATGGCATTGCAGCGAAGCGATGGTTCCGATGGTCCGGAAGTGGCCGAGCTGATGGAGCTGGTCAAGGAACTGCGGGTACAGTTGATTGGACCGGTGCGTCAGGAAATCCTTTCAGGAATCAAAAGCCTTGATCAGTTCACGAAGCTTCGCGATCATCTGCGCCCATTTCCCGATCTCGAACTGACATCCAGAGATTTCGAGACAGCCGCTGAGTTCTATAATCTGTGTCGCTGTAAAGGGGTTCAGGGCTCAAATACCGACTTTCTCATCTGCGCTGTAGCAGTGCGCCACCAGATGCCCATTTTCACCACAGATGCGGATTTCAATTTCTTCCAGCAACACCTGCCGATCAAGCTCTATCGTTCGCGAATGGCGTCGTAG